In one Halomarina ordinaria genomic region, the following are encoded:
- a CDS encoding tyrosine-type recombinase/integrase, whose translation MTRPEPTETDGLDGRRTPSFDDVRWSACSLEEFVALYRDRVAPCLEATGIDPTCERPTHQWFRDHGARSFLAALRRHHGRSFGEFWTEDLGLGSVDDGYAWATADGRTVDALERFLDRRRSRHGLAASSVDALRTRLNLYVRAYREANGTDDLLTPVLRERETPAHAAVDACYAAFDWLNEGADRAYSAQTLQRVRRVVDAWYQHLVGRRVASLNPASGLYDEFKWETAASSTPALSATHVRALTRAASTPRDRLLVTALAGWGLRASEVAALHASQITRDVPDDDVPYVRFDDRKNGPGEVSVLFGLAALDARVDELAVDDAWTGYLFPSARGETPHVTRNTVRNWFQALAAEADLPARIGGERPSPQLCRRFWYDTYTAVLEGVLEGVETIAAEQGSSDPRVVVRNYLSDSRSRRVRREFMRDRLADAFAD comes from the coding sequence ATGACCCGGCCGGAGCCGACCGAAACGGACGGACTCGACGGCCGTCGAACGCCCTCGTTCGACGACGTTCGGTGGTCGGCGTGTTCGCTGGAGGAGTTCGTCGCCCTGTACCGCGACCGGGTCGCCCCGTGTCTGGAGGCGACGGGTATCGACCCGACGTGCGAGCGACCCACGCACCAGTGGTTCCGCGACCACGGGGCCCGGTCGTTTCTCGCGGCGCTGCGGCGCCATCACGGCCGTTCCTTCGGGGAGTTCTGGACCGAGGACCTCGGACTCGGGTCGGTCGACGACGGCTACGCGTGGGCGACCGCGGACGGGCGGACCGTCGACGCCCTCGAACGCTTCCTCGACCGTCGGCGGTCGCGACACGGGCTCGCGGCGTCGTCCGTCGACGCCCTTCGAACCCGACTGAACCTCTACGTGCGAGCGTACCGGGAGGCGAACGGGACGGACGACCTCCTCACGCCGGTCCTCCGTGAGCGCGAGACGCCCGCCCACGCGGCCGTCGACGCCTGCTACGCGGCGTTCGACTGGTTGAACGAGGGGGCCGACCGTGCGTACAGCGCCCAGACGCTCCAGCGGGTGCGCCGCGTCGTCGACGCCTGGTACCAGCACCTGGTGGGGCGGCGCGTCGCCTCGCTGAACCCCGCGAGCGGCCTCTACGACGAGTTCAAGTGGGAGACGGCCGCGTCGTCGACGCCGGCGCTCTCGGCGACACACGTCCGGGCGCTGACGCGGGCGGCCTCGACCCCGCGGGACCGACTCCTGGTGACCGCCCTCGCCGGGTGGGGACTCAGGGCGAGCGAGGTCGCCGCGCTGCACGCCTCACAGATTACCCGTGACGTCCCCGACGACGACGTCCCTTACGTCCGGTTCGACGACCGCAAGAACGGTCCGGGCGAGGTTTCGGTGCTGTTCGGCCTCGCGGCGCTCGATGCGCGCGTCGACGAACTGGCGGTCGACGACGCGTGGACGGGTTATCTCTTCCCCTCCGCTCGGGGCGAAACGCCCCACGTGACCCGTAACACGGTCCGGAACTGGTTCCAGGCGCTCGCTGCCGAGGCCGACCTCCCCGCCCGTATCGGCGGGGAGCGGCCGAGTCCACAGCTGTGTCGGCGCTTCTGGTACGACACCTACACCGCCGTCCTGGAGGGCGTCCTCGAGGGGGTCGAGACCATCGCCGCGGAGCAGGGGAGCAGCGACCCCCGGGTCGTCGTGCGGAACTACCTCTCCGACTCGCGGTCCCGCCGGGTCCGGCGTGAGTTCATGCGCGACCGACTGGCGGACGCGTTCGCCGACTGA
- a CDS encoding halocyanin domain-containing protein: protein MTDTTRRRFLAATAGAMVAPGLLAGSATAQAGGAAVDLAAWFANTEGVAEVTDARGQSRVEVTVGAAGNGGAFAFAPAAVRVDPGTTVVWTWTGDGGSHNVVAKDGAFESEYYQSSGDTFETTLDSTGVTRYACTPHESVGMRGAVVVGDVTVSLGGGGGGTDTPTRPDETYDGWLADTENYHELVDRRGESEVVVEVGAEGNGGPYAFDPPAMRIDPGTTVVWEWVGDQLYDVTDADLGYHSEQVAGAGHRFAVAFDGDGVSRYECTEYGEEGMRGVLVVGEEDSRRISTLGYTLMGGGAVVLGAPFVYGLREHVRSTRRPPGR from the coding sequence ATGACCGACACGACTCGCCGGCGGTTCCTCGCGGCGACGGCCGGTGCGATGGTCGCACCGGGACTGCTCGCGGGTTCCGCGACGGCGCAGGCGGGCGGAGCGGCGGTCGACCTCGCGGCGTGGTTCGCGAACACCGAGGGCGTCGCGGAGGTGACCGACGCCCGCGGACAGTCACGCGTCGAGGTCACCGTGGGGGCAGCGGGGAACGGCGGTGCGTTCGCGTTCGCGCCCGCTGCCGTCCGCGTCGACCCCGGGACGACCGTCGTCTGGACGTGGACCGGCGACGGTGGGTCCCACAACGTCGTCGCGAAGGACGGCGCGTTCGAATCGGAGTACTACCAGTCGAGCGGCGACACCTTCGAGACGACCCTCGACTCGACAGGGGTCACGCGCTACGCCTGTACCCCCCACGAGTCGGTGGGGATGAGAGGCGCCGTCGTGGTCGGTGACGTGACGGTCTCGCTGGGCGGTGGCGGCGGTGGGACCGACACGCCGACCCGTCCCGACGAGACCTACGACGGCTGGCTGGCGGACACCGAGAACTACCACGAACTCGTCGACCGGCGCGGTGAGTCCGAGGTCGTCGTCGAGGTGGGCGCGGAGGGCAACGGGGGCCCGTACGCGTTCGACCCGCCGGCGATGCGTATCGACCCCGGGACGACCGTCGTCTGGGAGTGGGTCGGCGACCAGCTCTACGACGTGACGGACGCCGACCTCGGGTACCACAGCGAACAGGTCGCGGGGGCGGGACACCGCTTCGCGGTCGCGTTCGACGGCGATGGCGTGAGCAGGTACGAGTGTACCGAGTACGGCGAGGAGGGCATGCGTGGGGTCCTCGTCGTCGGGGAGGAGGACAGCCGCCGCATCTCGACGCTCGGGTACACGCTCATGGGTGGGGGCGCGGTCGTCCTCGGCGCCCCCTTCGTCTACGGGCTCCGTGAACACGTTCGCTCGACACGCAGACCCCCCGGACGGTGA
- a CDS encoding multicopper oxidase domain-containing protein, with amino-acid sequence MSEIGAPGRGISRRQFLAATGSAGLLATAGCTTVSSPSASVVDTAPNSTRAPSDLPSTGRPEVVNLDERGHEVTIKSVMAHHAIHPGETMGGPVDLPVVWAFQADDGTPSVPGPILRTTEGNDLKITLDNSEMEVPHTLHFHGVRKTWENDGVPTTTGITVMPGESHTYDIPANVPGTHLYHCHYQTPMHMDMGMYGILRVDPEGYEEADKEYFMTAKEWDTRLSRQHGGEDVSYDLTGRTADAFTFNGKSAPATFHPETGSPVIVESGDTVRVHWVNAGFMSHPLHVHNHRFRVVEKDGSPMPEALQFDQDVVNVAPAERYTVEFEADADPGIYLMHCHKVDHVRNGSSYPGGMLNAVVYREAMDTELFRTVMDYAGYEA; translated from the coding sequence ATGTCCGAGATTGGCGCTCCTGGACGAGGTATCTCCCGACGACAGTTCCTCGCCGCGACCGGGTCGGCCGGTCTCCTCGCGACGGCGGGTTGTACCACGGTGTCGTCGCCGTCCGCATCCGTCGTCGACACCGCTCCCAACAGCACCCGGGCCCCCTCCGACCTCCCCTCGACCGGCCGTCCGGAGGTCGTGAACCTCGACGAGCGGGGGCACGAGGTGACGATCAAGTCGGTGATGGCGCACCACGCCATCCACCCTGGCGAGACGATGGGCGGACCGGTCGACCTCCCCGTCGTCTGGGCGTTCCAGGCCGACGACGGCACGCCGAGCGTCCCCGGTCCCATCCTCCGGACGACCGAGGGGAACGACCTGAAGATCACCCTCGACAACTCCGAGATGGAGGTCCCTCACACGCTGCACTTCCACGGCGTGCGCAAGACGTGGGAGAACGACGGGGTGCCGACGACGACCGGTATCACGGTGATGCCCGGCGAGAGCCACACCTACGACATCCCGGCGAACGTCCCCGGGACCCACCTGTATCACTGCCACTACCAGACGCCGATGCACATGGACATGGGGATGTACGGCATCCTGCGCGTCGACCCGGAGGGCTACGAGGAAGCGGACAAGGAGTACTTCATGACGGCCAAGGAGTGGGACACCCGCCTGTCGCGACAACACGGCGGTGAGGACGTCAGCTACGACCTCACCGGTCGGACGGCCGACGCCTTCACGTTCAACGGGAAGTCCGCGCCCGCGACGTTCCACCCCGAGACCGGCTCGCCCGTCATCGTCGAATCGGGTGACACGGTCCGTGTCCACTGGGTCAACGCCGGGTTCATGAGCCACCCGCTGCACGTCCACAACCACCGGTTCCGCGTCGTCGAGAAGGACGGCAGTCCGATGCCCGAGGCGCTCCAGTTCGACCAGGACGTGGTGAACGTCGCGCCTGCCGAACGGTACACCGTGGAGTTCGAGGCCGACGCCGACCCCGGCATCTACCTCATGCACTGTCACAAGGTCGACCACGTCCGCAACGGGTCGTCCTACCCCGGCGGAATGCTCAACGCGGTCGTCTACCGGGAGGCGATGGACACCGAACTGTTCCGGACGGTGATGGACTACGCGGGGTACGAGGCGTGA
- a CDS encoding MFS transporter — MTERSTVVNTARAGGPPPDRQPRRLWGLVAGASLISTGLAAYEIAPASVTPLVQESLGVDATAAGLLVGTMFGTAVVASVPIGIGLDRTNTRTAMAVAVLTLFVAGVWGWVAGRSGDFRSVVASRVLGGVAYVAVWNAGIDIVSRAVERDRRATAVGIFTASGPVGFALGQAVGPLIAARFGWPAIFLAFNGLALLGLVLFWPTSRGLGHSAGDAPSLSEFGAVLRDRHVWLVGGLGFLGYALYLFVNSWGGPYLTREMGLSVAVSGLLVSVFPAVGVLSRTSSGILSDRVFSGRRQPVVVGSFVVAAPLVFGFTRLQAIPVLVAVLLASGFAIQLTIGLSFSYVRELVDARVAATAVAFQTSVGLAGAFVAPIVGGAVVDTAGFDAAFLLAGVVAVSGVALGWLAPEPAT, encoded by the coding sequence ATGACCGAACGATCGACGGTGGTGAACACCGCCCGAGCAGGTGGTCCGCCCCCCGACCGACAGCCGCGACGACTCTGGGGACTCGTCGCCGGAGCCAGTCTCATCTCGACGGGGCTCGCTGCCTACGAGATCGCCCCTGCGAGCGTGACGCCACTGGTTCAGGAGTCGCTCGGTGTGGATGCGACGGCGGCGGGACTCCTCGTGGGCACGATGTTCGGGACGGCCGTCGTGGCGAGCGTCCCCATCGGTATCGGGCTCGACCGGACGAACACGCGAACGGCGATGGCCGTCGCCGTTCTCACGCTGTTCGTCGCCGGGGTGTGGGGGTGGGTGGCTGGCCGCAGCGGTGACTTCCGGTCCGTCGTGGCGTCCCGCGTACTGGGTGGAGTCGCGTACGTCGCCGTCTGGAACGCCGGCATCGACATCGTCAGCAGAGCGGTCGAGCGCGACCGCCGCGCGACGGCCGTCGGAATCTTCACCGCCAGCGGACCGGTCGGGTTCGCCCTCGGCCAGGCGGTCGGACCACTGATCGCGGCACGGTTCGGCTGGCCGGCCATCTTCCTCGCGTTCAACGGGCTCGCCCTCCTCGGTCTCGTGCTCTTCTGGCCGACGAGTCGGGGGCTCGGTCACAGCGCCGGGGACGCACCGTCGCTCTCCGAGTTCGGGGCCGTCCTCCGCGACCGCCACGTCTGGCTGGTCGGCGGGCTCGGGTTCCTCGGGTACGCCCTGTACCTGTTCGTCAACAGCTGGGGTGGGCCGTATCTCACCCGCGAGATGGGCCTCTCGGTGGCGGTGAGTGGCCTCCTCGTCTCCGTGTTTCCTGCAGTGGGCGTCCTGTCGCGGACCAGCAGCGGTATCCTCTCGGACCGGGTGTTCAGCGGTCGACGACAGCCCGTCGTGGTGGGTTCGTTCGTGGTCGCGGCGCCGCTCGTCTTCGGCTTCACGCGACTACAGGCGATACCGGTCCTGGTGGCCGTGCTGCTCGCCAGTGGGTTCGCGATTCAGTTGACGATCGGGCTCTCGTTCAGCTACGTCCGGGAACTCGTCGACGCCCGCGTCGCCGCGACGGCGGTAGCGTTCCAGACGAGCGTCGGCCTCGCCGGGGCGTTCGTCGCGCCGATCGTCGGTGGCGCTGTCGTCGACACCGCCGGCTTCGACGCGGCCTTCCTCCTCGCCGGCGTCGTCGCCGTCTCCGGCGTCGCCCTCGGGTGGCTCGCGCCGGAACCTGCCACGTGA
- a CDS encoding bacterio-opsin activator domain-containing protein: protein MVPPAGPLDATHIALVGAARWMDAFGERLETETAAAVRRVPTAATALDVVREDAVDCVVCEHTPEAASGVDLVASIREETATLPVVMCTADGDEATASAAIGAGVSDYVALDEPPDDQFDDLLARVDRAVRNAKRATTRRDRARQFDAIFHDARAATWVLDADGTVVRVNETARDQVSGTVEDVVGEPFWALPWWAHDDAVRADVQRVVETARRGRFGHAVVPRSSFEEPADVVELSARPVHDGFGDLVSVVVEGVDITERVTLERDLRRSEELHRVTLNNMTDTILMTDESGEYTYVCPNVHFIFGYTAEEIRRRRPVDDLLGEDLFDRDELAAKGVLKNIECTATDKAGREHTLLVNVREVSIQDGTLLYSCRDITKRKQREEALATLHRTARDVLYAETPYGIAQHIVDDAAGVVHLDASAVYLFDADENELRPVAQSAAMRALHGPLPTVRADDPGLVSDSFLNDEPLFFDDVHDSERLDNRATDLRSVAYIPLGDHGVFVVGSAAVGRFDPVSRELADLLAATGEAALDRVRREGRLRRQERQLQRRNAELTALNRINEIIREIDQALVAAETRAEIDHAVCERLTDDDRFSFAWIGVLDTANDVVEPRSWAGEERGYLDARSFTVAASAVEPAGRTAATHAVTTVDNVAERLRQEPWRTDALSRDFLSIVSVPLAYDEFTYGVLTVYADTQGAFDDTTRDVVVELGETIASATSAIERKNALLTTSVTRVEFGVDDPSFVLTRLARDAECRLTYRGGVQQTERGSDVFVTVDGAPVEAVREAASALVAIERVQPISSDASGGVVRLRIAQPFLALELADHGAVLQRVVAEDTGTTLRIDVPESVDVRHITQLVSNSVDGVELRSKRTLDRSSTRDLYSRFLEQVTDRQLEVLQTAYYSGFFESPRDSTGEDVAAALDISPAAFYRHARTVQRKLFSTLFDEVGVAAFPATGN, encoded by the coding sequence ATGGTTCCCCCCGCTGGACCCCTCGATGCGACACACATCGCGCTCGTCGGAGCGGCACGGTGGATGGACGCGTTCGGAGAGCGGTTGGAGACCGAGACGGCGGCCGCCGTGCGGCGGGTTCCGACGGCAGCGACGGCGCTCGACGTCGTCCGGGAGGACGCCGTCGACTGTGTCGTCTGTGAACACACGCCCGAGGCCGCCTCCGGTGTCGACCTCGTGGCGTCGATCCGAGAGGAGACGGCGACGCTTCCAGTCGTCATGTGTACGGCCGACGGCGACGAGGCGACGGCGAGTGCCGCCATCGGCGCGGGCGTCTCGGATTACGTCGCACTGGACGAACCGCCCGACGACCAGTTCGACGACCTCCTCGCTCGTGTGGACCGGGCCGTCCGGAACGCGAAGCGAGCGACGACGCGGCGAGACAGAGCCCGACAGTTCGACGCCATCTTCCACGACGCCCGGGCCGCGACCTGGGTGCTCGACGCCGACGGGACGGTCGTTCGGGTCAACGAGACGGCTCGTGACCAGGTATCCGGCACCGTCGAGGACGTCGTCGGGGAGCCGTTCTGGGCGCTCCCCTGGTGGGCACACGACGACGCGGTCCGGGCGGACGTCCAGCGAGTCGTCGAGACCGCACGTCGGGGGCGGTTCGGCCACGCGGTCGTCCCTCGCTCGTCGTTCGAGGAGCCGGCCGACGTCGTCGAACTCTCCGCCCGTCCCGTCCACGACGGGTTCGGTGACCTCGTCTCGGTCGTCGTCGAAGGGGTCGACATCACCGAGCGCGTGACGCTCGAACGCGACCTCCGCCGGTCCGAGGAGCTCCACCGGGTGACGCTCAACAACATGACCGATACGATCCTCATGACCGACGAGTCCGGTGAGTACACCTACGTCTGTCCGAACGTCCACTTCATCTTCGGGTACACCGCCGAGGAGATCCGCCGACGGCGACCGGTCGACGACCTCCTCGGCGAGGACCTGTTCGACCGCGACGAACTCGCCGCGAAGGGCGTCCTCAAGAACATCGAGTGTACCGCGACGGACAAGGCTGGACGCGAACACACGCTGCTGGTCAACGTCCGCGAGGTGTCGATTCAGGACGGCACGCTGCTGTACAGCTGTCGCGACATCACGAAGCGAAAGCAGCGCGAAGAGGCGTTGGCGACGCTCCACAGGACGGCCCGGGACGTCCTGTACGCCGAGACGCCGTACGGGATCGCACAGCACATCGTCGACGATGCCGCCGGCGTCGTCCATCTCGACGCGAGTGCGGTGTACCTGTTCGACGCCGACGAGAACGAGCTACGGCCGGTCGCGCAGTCCGCCGCGATGCGTGCGTTGCACGGCCCGCTGCCGACGGTACGAGCGGACGACCCGGGACTCGTCAGCGACAGTTTCCTGAACGACGAGCCGCTGTTCTTCGACGACGTCCACGACTCGGAGCGACTCGACAACCGCGCGACCGACCTCCGAAGTGTCGCCTACATCCCGCTGGGCGACCACGGCGTGTTCGTCGTCGGCTCGGCGGCGGTCGGTCGGTTCGACCCGGTGAGCCGGGAGCTGGCGGACCTGTTGGCGGCGACCGGCGAGGCCGCGCTCGACCGCGTCCGACGCGAGGGTCGATTGCGACGACAGGAACGACAGCTCCAGCGACGAAACGCCGAGCTCACCGCCCTCAACCGTATCAACGAGATCATCCGGGAGATCGACCAGGCGCTCGTCGCGGCCGAAACCCGCGCGGAGATCGACCACGCGGTCTGCGAGCGCCTGACCGACGACGACCGGTTCTCGTTCGCGTGGATCGGTGTGCTCGACACCGCGAACGACGTCGTCGAGCCACGCTCGTGGGCCGGGGAGGAACGTGGCTATCTGGACGCTCGCTCGTTCACCGTCGCGGCGTCGGCGGTCGAACCGGCTGGCCGGACCGCAGCGACCCACGCCGTGACGACCGTCGACAACGTCGCCGAGCGCCTCCGACAGGAACCGTGGCGAACGGACGCCCTCTCGCGCGACTTCCTCTCGATCGTGAGCGTGCCGCTCGCCTACGACGAGTTCACCTACGGCGTCCTGACGGTGTACGCGGACACCCAGGGGGCGTTCGACGACACGACGCGGGACGTCGTCGTCGAACTCGGCGAGACCATCGCGTCCGCGACCAGTGCGATCGAACGGAAGAACGCGTTACTGACGACGTCCGTGACACGCGTCGAGTTCGGCGTCGACGACCCGTCGTTCGTTCTCACGCGCCTCGCCCGGGACGCGGAGTGTCGACTCACCTATCGAGGCGGCGTCCAGCAGACCGAACGCGGGAGCGACGTCTTCGTGACGGTCGACGGCGCGCCCGTCGAGGCGGTTCGGGAGGCGGCGAGTGCCCTCGTGGCCATCGAGCGGGTCCAACCCATCAGTTCCGACGCGTCCGGTGGCGTCGTCCGACTGCGAATCGCACAGCCGTTTCTGGCCCTCGAACTGGCCGACCACGGTGCGGTCCTCCAGCGGGTCGTCGCCGAGGACACCGGGACCACGCTCCGCATCGACGTCCCGGAGTCGGTCGACGTTCGCCACATCACTCAACTGGTCTCGAACTCGGTCGACGGCGTCGAGTTGCGGTCGAAGCGGACGCTCGATCGCTCGTCGACGCGAGACCTCTACTCGCGGTTCCTGGAGCAGGTCACCGACCGCCAACTCGAGGTGCTCCAGACCGCGTACTACAGCGGGTTCTTCGAGTCGCCACGGGACAGTACCGGCGAGGACGTCGCGGCGGCGCTCGACATCTCGCCGGCCGCGTTCTATCGGCACGCGCGCACCGTGCAACGCAAACTCTTCTCGACCCTGTTCGACGAGGTCGGCGTCGCCGCGTTCCCGGCGACGGGGAACTGA
- a CDS encoding rubrerythrin-like domain-containing protein — MRDVEYDPREESAYECFDCGTIVVAESCPSACPDCGGAMRNRLTTFE; from the coding sequence ATGAGAGATGTCGAATACGACCCCCGGGAGGAATCGGCGTACGAGTGCTTCGACTGCGGCACCATCGTGGTCGCCGAGTCCTGTCCGAGTGCGTGCCCCGACTGTGGCGGCGCGATGCGCAACCGCTTGACGACGTTCGAATAG